Genomic window (Drosophila albomicans strain 15112-1751.03 chromosome X, ASM965048v2, whole genome shotgun sequence):
gaatatatattttttaacagttttaaatgttttaaatttaaaactagaATTGATCAAGTACAAAGTAACctgtacatatttaattgtaaacaTTTATAGGCAAAGAAATGTTGCAAGAcagattaattaaaaaaaaagaaaataatataatatacgaTTTTACAAATTCATGACACTTTTTCAATCCAAATGTTGTGTGAGTGAAGAGCAGCTCAGAAAGTTCGACAAGCATCCAATGAATtgagatattttatttgaaattgttatgGAGAGATTTCTCCCACTAAAATGTAGCTGCAAAAAAGTTGGAAATCATTATTCTCTGTCTATATATGTGGATTATGCGCAAAAACTGTGCGTTTGTTGGAAAGGGGAAGAAGTGTTTGGGAGtcttgtgcttgtgtgtgtacataattTGACAAAGTTGATTTATTGTGGCAGCTAGCGATAGTACAACGCTTTCACACTGAAGAAGAGGAGAAGAGAGCCCAACGCTGCTCCCAGCTATGTAGTAGCTAGGTGGATAAACTTTTCGACTATGACACGCAActcaatttaaagttttgtgAAGCGGAGGCAAACGCATTGGAGGCAACCAAGGTGGTAATTAGTTATAAGCCAAAGCTTCCAGCTCAATCCcggtagcaacagcagcagcagcagcatggtGCACTTGGCTCAGCGATGGCTTTCCATTGGGGGAAGCTTAACAAGAAAAGTTCGTCTTTCTCACACATGTTGGGGATTGAAGGATTCGCCCCGGCGCAAGGGAGGGGGAGGGATAAGGGATGAGAGGCAGCGTCACTGACAGTGCATCGAAACCTTTATTGATTGTTAGCGACAATTGCAATGTGAGAAACCTATTAAGTCTGTGGAGTGATTAACTCGACCACGGACATATCCATGTCCATGGTGGGAGTGGTGTGATTGAATATTTCGTCCAGTTGGCGTTTAGATGGGCATACGGACGCTTCGAGGGGCTCCAGATCAGTCAGATAACCGGGTGGTGGCAACTCATTCTCGAGGTTTTCCTCCCCGTTGTAATAAATTTGTGGCCATGTCTTATTGTCAGTTGTGTCTTCCACAGTGGAGGCTGTGTTCATGGTTTGGAGATCGCTATTAATTGGGCAGCAGACACGCTCCTTGGAGCGTTCCAAAGCGCTGCAGCAACGCCGCATGACATCCCTGAGATCAGGGCGCTCGCATTCAGCGCTCAACGCTTCAAACAGTGTGTCCACCGAGCGTCTGTTCGTCTCCAGTTCGATCTCCTGCACCAAATTGAGATCACGCTGATGCTGCGAACAGTTTATCATGTCCTCGTTCAAGCTGGTGGCATCGCTCAGCATCTTTTCAATTAGCAGATCGGTCTGATCGTATTCGTCACGCAGCTCGGCCATCATGCATTGATCCCGTGGcgatggcggtggcggtgttGGTTCCGCTTCAATTTTACGCGGCTTGCGAGCAGTTGGGTGCGCCATACGTTGGGCGCCACCACTGGCGCCGACACCAACGCTAATGCCAGAAGCATTGACATTGATCTTGGACTTTTTGCCAGTGGTTGGTGGGGTTGAGTTCGATAAGGACAATGATTTGCGAAAGTTGTTCTCATCGTTGCTCGGAATGGTCGACACACTGCTCAGCTGAAGACGCTTGGCGTGCTCCACCAGATTGGCCATCGCTTGCTCCGCCACAAACTTGACTTGACGCTGTGTATCGCTCATATTGAAGAATGTATCTATGGgccaaaaaatatttgtttttgtatagtAAACGATGTGTGGTAAAAATAATGGTAAGGTTAGGGATTTTACTTGTTATACTTGGTTTAGATTCCTTTTGATTTTGATCGACTCGATTGTTGAGCACAACAATGTGTACAAATGTGAAGTGCTCAAGTCACCTGCTTCTTACACACAGACAGTTAACTCAGAGTGAATTAAGAATTGTATATCTGAATGCCTAAATACAtaggtatttatttttctctgtTCTTATAATCTCATATGTCGTTTTTCTATGTCCACGAATCTTTCAACtgtaataatatactaatatactaattttgACTTTTTACCATTATCTGTCTATATATGTAAACTATTTTGTCAGTTTCGTATGTATTCTAGTTAAACTATCTGCACATTTTGTATGATTAAGTGAGCACATGCATATTAACTGGTAGATTGGTTGCCGACTAAAAATATACGTGTTAGCGCACTTTAGGTCTAACTAAGACCTTTGCTCACACACACCTGCATCAAATCTAATGGAAATCTATTGTGCACTCCTAGTTTTCATCCTTCTCGCATTGCGCActcatatttgaatttatgacGCAATGATAATGCGCTTACACATTTTATAGTATACCCTGGTATTGGGTCGTCAAGCTATATGCCTTAGTCACAGTTGTACTAAggaaatatattgaatatattattattagatttatttttttttagcattttgtaaAGAATCGTAGTAAAGCCGCTTTGCGCTTTCGTATACATAAGAAATCGAAGtacattataaaatataatattatataaaagaaaaaattaaaagattgaTATAGGAAAAAAGTCCAAAAATTCCAGCAGGGTGtaagtattattttgtatctttggttgtcatgttaatttaataatgaataataataatagatgaACTTTCTTACGGTCAGCTGGATAAATATCAGGCGAACAGAAGTAAGCAGCAAACAGAAACACAGTAAGTCACTAGCTTACTGcgtggcgccatctatcgtttttttttctacttgtTGAGTAGAATTTGGAATTTTGACGGACTTCATTTTCAGTCtgtttttcaaattcaaaatttttagtTGGCACGAAATGattaatacaaattgtgaatttttttataccAAACATTAAGGCTAAGAAAACTATGTTGAGAGAGACAAggttaaaatacccttctagcTTATAGGCAGCGAGAGTAAAAagtgaattttgaaaatatcgAAATTCCGCGACTTGCAGCAACACCATAAACCAAATTCATAAATCTAAATTCActagttaaaaataaagtttattcttGAGCAGTCAAACAGTAGTTACAGAGTTGAACACTTTTAAACTCAGTTCCAACTGATGGCTTAAAGGCTTCTTCTTTAGTTTATTATGCCTCTTAAGTTCAGCTAAATGCACatcgtacatacatatgtagggtatataaaaatgtaagtgagacacaaaaggcaaaacaagCTAGATAAATAATTCTTGGCGAAAATAAAACGGAGT
Coding sequences:
- the LOC117570096 gene encoding uncharacterized protein LOC117570096, with the protein product MSDTQRQVKFVAEQAMANLVEHAKRLQLSSVSTIPSNDENNFRKSLSLSNSTPPTTGKKSKINVNASGISVGVGASGGAQRMAHPTARKPRKIEAEPTPPPPSPRDQCMMAELRDEYDQTDLLIEKMLSDATSLNEDMINCSQHQRDLNLVQEIELETNRRSVDTLFEALSAECERPDLRDVMRRCCSALERSKERVCCPINSDLQTMNTASTVEDTTDNKTWPQIYYNGEENLENELPPPGYLTDLEPLEASVCPSKRQLDEIFNHTTPTMDMDMSVVELITPQT